In Rhizobium sp. ZPR4, a genomic segment contains:
- a CDS encoding glycerophosphodiester phosphodiesterase, which translates to MSKLAWLTERPVAHRGYHDMNKQVWENTLSAFSRAIEAGFAIECDLHYASDGVPVVFHDDDLQRVCNLPGEVRERTSAELGMLSIGGTKDKIPTLKQLLQLCDGKVPLVLELKGREGDDEGFAESVLEVLEDYKGHVALMSFDHWLLKDLKSLEAPYPVGLTAEGNKPETFFQHDEAMHLGLDFISYFYGHLPNPFVTAQRQRGIPVITWTVRDEAARKHTFANADQMTFEGFDPRIVS; encoded by the coding sequence ATGAGCAAGCTTGCCTGGTTGACCGAGCGTCCCGTCGCTCACCGCGGCTATCATGACATGAACAAGCAAGTCTGGGAGAACACGCTCTCGGCCTTCAGCCGCGCCATCGAGGCGGGCTTTGCCATCGAATGCGACCTGCACTATGCCTCGGACGGCGTTCCGGTCGTCTTCCATGACGACGATCTGCAGCGCGTCTGCAACCTGCCCGGCGAAGTGCGCGAGCGCACCTCGGCCGAACTCGGCATGCTTTCGATCGGCGGCACCAAGGACAAGATCCCGACGCTGAAGCAGCTCCTGCAGCTTTGCGACGGCAAGGTGCCGCTGGTGCTGGAGCTGAAGGGACGCGAGGGCGACGACGAGGGCTTTGCCGAATCCGTTCTTGAAGTACTCGAAGACTACAAGGGACATGTGGCCCTGATGAGCTTCGACCATTGGCTGCTCAAGGACCTCAAAAGCCTGGAAGCGCCCTACCCTGTGGGATTGACGGCCGAAGGAAACAAGCCTGAGACGTTTTTTCAGCATGACGAAGCCATGCATCTTGGGCTAGACTTCATTTCATACTTCTACGGCCACCTGCCGAACCCCTTTGTCACGGCGCAGCGCCAGCGCGGCATTCCGGTCATCACCTGGACCGTGCGCGACGAAGCGGCCCGCAAACATACATTTGCCAATGCAGATCAGATGACCTTCGAAGGTTTTGACCCGCGCATAGTCTCGTAA
- a CDS encoding RidA family protein — protein MSDAIEGRLKELGIALPQAAAPAANYVPYVISGNLLYLSGQLPMENGKIGVTGHLGKDVDVAGGQRAAELCAINILAQAKAALGGDLGRIRRLIKLNGFVASTPDFVEQHLVINGASNLLANVLGEAGKHARAAVGMAALPLNAAVEIDAILEIA, from the coding sequence ATGTCCGACGCTATCGAGGGCCGCCTGAAGGAACTCGGCATCGCTCTGCCGCAAGCTGCAGCACCAGCTGCCAACTACGTTCCCTATGTCATCAGCGGCAATCTCCTCTATCTCTCCGGCCAGCTACCGATGGAAAATGGCAAGATCGGCGTGACAGGTCATCTCGGGAAGGATGTGGACGTTGCCGGCGGACAACGCGCAGCCGAACTCTGCGCCATCAACATTCTCGCCCAGGCGAAGGCTGCTCTTGGCGGCGATCTCGGCCGCATCAGGCGCCTGATCAAGCTGAACGGCTTCGTCGCCTCGACCCCTGATTTCGTCGAGCAGCACCTTGTCATCAACGGCGCTTCGAATCTTCTGGCAAACGTACTCGGCGAAGCCGGCAAGCATGCCCGTGCCGCCGTCGGCATGGCAGCCCTACCGCTCAATGCCGCCGTTGAAATCGATGCCATTCTGGAAATCGCCTGA
- a CDS encoding cell envelope integrity EipB family protein has protein sequence MFRSSLAASIVSGLSILSLGTSAAYAAGPSGLIAHRAVYDLELKDASDRSGISGMVGRMVYEFEGSDCTGFTTNFRFVTKIDTGDSTRVSDQQTTTFEDLGKRLFRFETKSFTDNQLDKDVRGAASDDQKGIKVDLTQPHNKQVQIIESRFPTEHMLDIIHNAKLGKNFFEAQVFDGSDDGDKPLIATTVVGKEQTPATDDPDADKAGAFSKTPFWPVTVAYFNEKSTGDAMPVYRMSFKLYENGITRDLTMDYGDFVLTGKLTKLEVLDNKACQ, from the coding sequence ATGTTCCGCTCGAGTCTTGCTGCTTCCATCGTTTCGGGCCTGAGCATTCTGTCACTGGGTACTTCGGCAGCCTATGCGGCCGGCCCGAGCGGACTGATCGCGCATCGCGCCGTCTATGATCTCGAACTGAAGGATGCTTCCGATCGGTCCGGAATTTCCGGCATGGTCGGCCGCATGGTCTATGAGTTCGAAGGCTCCGATTGTACCGGATTCACCACCAATTTCCGCTTCGTAACGAAGATCGACACTGGCGATTCCACCCGCGTCAGCGACCAGCAGACGACGACCTTCGAGGATCTCGGCAAGCGCCTGTTCCGTTTCGAGACCAAGTCCTTTACCGACAATCAGCTCGACAAGGATGTGCGCGGCGCCGCAAGCGACGACCAGAAGGGTATCAAGGTCGATCTCACGCAGCCGCACAACAAACAGGTCCAGATCATCGAGAGCCGCTTCCCGACGGAGCATATGCTCGACATCATCCACAATGCGAAGCTCGGCAAGAACTTCTTCGAGGCACAGGTCTTTGACGGTTCCGATGACGGCGACAAGCCGCTGATCGCGACCACTGTCGTCGGCAAGGAACAGACGCCAGCAACGGATGATCCCGATGCCGACAAGGCTGGCGCCTTCTCCAAGACGCCTTTCTGGCCGGTGACCGTGGCTTATTTCAATGAAAAGTCCACGGGCGACGCCATGCCGGTCTATCGCATGTCTTTCAAGCTCTATGAGAACGGAATTACGCGCGACCTCACCATGGACTATGGCGACTTCGTGCTGACCGGCAAGCTCACCAAGCTCGAGGTTCTCGACAACAAGGCGTGCCAATAG
- a CDS encoding toxic anion resistance protein: protein MSNTDISTGSNNTLPVAVADPAEIARIGDSIDLTDRAGISVYGDRAQQAVSDYSDRILREVRNRDLGEVGKLLTDIIVKSKKLDPASLKDEGFLSRMFSSFRAKLERFKEQFEDVAGQIDRIGLELDRHKDVLRRDIALLDDLHEETKQSIVQLDAYVQAGKDFAERFRANELPRLKSAADAASANPGGGMLEAQVYQDSLQALDRLEKRVFYLQQARQLGIQQLPQIRIVQSGDETLIENLQATSALTVPAWKQKMVILLGLTQQKSALELQKTVTDATNDMIRQASKMMKDQAIAIEQQSQRGIVDIDTLAAANRDLIDTIGGVLKVQEDGRAKRAEAEQRMQKMTIELKKAMIEAR from the coding sequence ATGAGCAATACCGATATCTCCACCGGTTCCAACAACACTCTGCCGGTCGCCGTCGCCGATCCGGCTGAGATCGCCCGCATCGGTGACAGCATCGATCTGACCGACCGCGCCGGCATTTCCGTTTATGGCGACCGTGCCCAGCAGGCCGTTTCCGACTATTCTGACCGTATCCTGCGCGAGGTGCGCAACCGCGATCTCGGCGAAGTCGGCAAGCTGTTGACCGATATCATCGTCAAATCGAAGAAGCTCGATCCGGCCTCGCTGAAGGACGAAGGTTTCCTGTCGCGGATGTTTTCCTCGTTCCGGGCCAAGCTGGAGCGTTTCAAGGAGCAGTTCGAGGACGTGGCCGGCCAGATCGACCGCATCGGGCTAGAGCTTGACCGTCACAAGGATGTTTTGCGCCGGGACATCGCCCTTCTGGACGACCTGCATGAAGAGACCAAGCAATCGATCGTACAGCTCGATGCCTATGTCCAAGCTGGCAAGGATTTCGCCGAGCGTTTTCGCGCGAACGAACTTCCCCGGCTGAAAAGTGCCGCTGATGCGGCTTCGGCCAATCCCGGTGGCGGCATGCTGGAGGCGCAGGTCTATCAGGACAGCCTTCAGGCACTCGACCGGCTGGAAAAGCGGGTTTTCTACCTGCAACAGGCCCGCCAGCTTGGTATCCAGCAATTGCCGCAGATCCGCATCGTCCAGTCGGGCGATGAAACGCTGATCGAAAATCTGCAGGCGACGTCGGCGCTGACTGTGCCGGCCTGGAAGCAGAAGATGGTGATTCTGCTCGGCCTCACCCAGCAGAAGTCGGCCCTCGAACTGCAGAAGACCGTCACCGACGCCACCAATGACATGATCCGCCAGGCATCGAAAATGATGAAGGATCAGGCGATCGCCATAGAACAGCAATCGCAGCGCGGTATCGTGGATATCGACACGCTCGCCGCCGCCAATCGCGACCTGATCGACACGATCGGTGGCGTCCTGAAGGTGCAGGAGGACGGCCGCGCCAAGCGGGCCGAGGCCGAACAGCGGATGCAGAAAATGACCATTGAGCTCAAAAAGGCGATGATCGAGGCGCGGTGA
- a CDS encoding VWA domain-containing protein: protein MAIRTFATALTLAAALLLSGCNVGGQVSKFSIISGSENTVLQLIVEEFCKEKKTTCSFSYEGTLDIGLALQSEQGVEQDAVWPASGVWVDMFDTKRRVKSLTSVAQMPVVLGVRKSKAEALGWVGKPVYMKDILAAVKSGSLKFLMTSATQSNSGASAYLAMLSSALGNKPVIEPGDLDKPDVQSAVRALLGGVERSSGSSGWLADLYTESAGKGVLYDAMWNYEAILKETNDKLTGMGKEPLYAIYPADGVVVADSPIGFVDHGRGQEVETFFNQLVDYLRSAPVQKRIADTGRRIPLSDIAAKPDPTWNFDPTRIVTAIRMPEPAMIRQALDLYQVALRKPSLTALCLDFSGSMAGKGEEQLQAAMQFLFNPDETGKVLAQWTPADRIMVIPFDATVRTTIEATGRPDQQKTLVERVSRQHAGGGTDMYACASKALDWMKSTQELSSYLPAIVIMTDGKSDDANGYFMSRWASVSPHVPVFGITFGDADKRQLDALAQETSARVFDGRGDLVSAFRAVRGYN, encoded by the coding sequence ATGGCAATCCGCACTTTTGCTACCGCGCTGACCCTGGCGGCCGCGCTCCTGTTGAGCGGCTGCAATGTCGGCGGGCAGGTCTCGAAGTTCTCGATCATTTCCGGCTCGGAAAACACCGTGCTGCAACTGATCGTCGAAGAGTTCTGCAAGGAGAAGAAGACGACCTGCAGCTTCTCATACGAGGGCACGCTGGATATCGGCCTGGCACTCCAGAGCGAGCAGGGTGTCGAGCAGGATGCCGTCTGGCCGGCGTCGGGTGTCTGGGTCGACATGTTCGATACCAAGCGCCGGGTGAAGTCGCTGACATCGGTCGCGCAGATGCCTGTCGTTCTCGGTGTGCGCAAATCCAAGGCCGAGGCGCTCGGCTGGGTCGGCAAGCCGGTCTATATGAAAGACATATTGGCGGCGGTGAAGAGCGGCTCGCTGAAGTTCCTCATGACCTCGGCCACGCAATCCAACTCCGGCGCCAGCGCTTATCTTGCCATGCTGTCGAGTGCGCTCGGCAACAAGCCCGTTATCGAGCCGGGCGATCTCGACAAGCCCGATGTCCAGAGCGCAGTTCGCGCGTTGCTTGGCGGTGTCGAGCGTTCCTCGGGCTCGTCGGGCTGGCTTGCGGATCTCTATACGGAGTCTGCCGGCAAGGGCGTACTTTACGACGCCATGTGGAATTACGAAGCGATCCTGAAGGAAACCAACGACAAGCTTACCGGCATGGGCAAGGAGCCGCTTTATGCCATCTACCCGGCCGATGGCGTCGTCGTTGCCGATTCGCCGATCGGCTTTGTCGATCATGGGCGAGGGCAGGAGGTCGAGACTTTCTTCAATCAGCTCGTCGACTATTTGCGCTCCGCCCCGGTGCAGAAGCGGATCGCCGATACGGGCCGCCGCATCCCGCTCTCCGATATCGCCGCGAAGCCGGACCCGACATGGAATTTCGATCCGACCCGGATCGTGACGGCCATCCGCATGCCGGAGCCGGCCATGATCCGTCAAGCGCTGGATCTCTATCAGGTCGCATTGCGCAAGCCTTCGCTGACGGCTCTCTGCCTCGATTTTTCGGGCTCGATGGCGGGTAAGGGCGAGGAGCAGCTGCAGGCTGCCATGCAGTTCCTGTTCAACCCCGACGAGACCGGCAAGGTTCTGGCACAATGGACGCCCGCCGATCGCATCATGGTCATTCCCTTCGACGCCACTGTGCGCACCACCATCGAGGCGACGGGAAGGCCCGATCAGCAGAAGACTTTAGTGGAAAGGGTCTCGCGTCAGCATGCGGGCGGCGGTACCGATATGTATGCCTGTGCGAGCAAGGCGCTCGACTGGATGAAGTCGACGCAAGAGCTGTCGTCCTACCTGCCAGCGATCGTCATCATGACCGATGGGAAATCCGACGATGCCAACGGCTATTTCATGAGCCGCTGGGCATCTGTGAGCCCGCATGTGCCCGTGTTCGGTATCACTTTCGGCGATGCGGACAAGCGGCAGCTCGACGCCCTCGCGCAAGAGACCTCAGCGCGCGTCTTCGACGGCCGTGGCGATCTGGTCAGCGCATTCCGGGCGGTGCGCGGCTACAACTAG
- a CDS encoding 5-bromo-4-chloroindolyl phosphate hydrolysis family protein — MRNWFGNDWNWIVAGLAAAIVVPVLSFFAGMPIWIAAIIGLFVFVGLIFVLAPKRMFEGLDAKAIGRGRMEFARDLLSTAAPAAERLEASAKQIGSKDVAKRVRHLAEIAADVFAKVEANPESAGTVRRFLSYYLPRAAEVAEGFAVIEAKRQPDAARLQEVGLVLTKLEDAFVHYSDSLVEDRLDTLDTELRLIQASLKEDIGR, encoded by the coding sequence ATGCGCAATTGGTTCGGCAATGACTGGAATTGGATCGTGGCGGGGCTCGCTGCCGCGATCGTTGTTCCCGTGCTCAGCTTCTTCGCCGGCATGCCGATATGGATCGCAGCGATCATCGGTCTTTTCGTTTTTGTCGGTCTGATCTTCGTCCTCGCGCCGAAACGCATGTTCGAGGGGCTGGATGCCAAGGCGATCGGCAGGGGACGTATGGAGTTTGCTCGCGATCTGTTGAGCACGGCGGCACCTGCAGCCGAGAGGCTCGAAGCATCGGCAAAACAGATTGGCAGCAAGGATGTGGCAAAACGGGTGCGGCATCTGGCGGAAATTGCCGCCGACGTCTTCGCCAAGGTCGAGGCCAATCCGGAAAGCGCCGGCACCGTCCGGCGGTTCCTCAGCTATTATTTGCCGCGCGCGGCGGAGGTAGCGGAGGGATTTGCCGTCATCGAGGCGAAGCGCCAGCCGGATGCCGCACGCCTGCAGGAGGTCGGCCTCGTTCTGACCAAGCTGGAAGACGCTTTCGTACATTATTCCGACAGCCTGGTTGAAGACAGGCTCGATACGCTTGATACGGAGCTGCGCCTGATACAGGCCTCGCTCAAAGAGGACATAGGACGCTGA
- the rpsB gene encoding 30S ribosomal protein S2, which produces MALPDFSMRQLLEAGVHFGHQTHRWNPKMKPYIFGDRNNIHIIDLAQTVPMLSRALQVVSDTVARGGRVLFVGTKRQASELIADSAKRSAQYYVNARWLGGMMTNWKTISNSIQRLRKLDEILSGEAQGFTKKERLNLEREREKLDKALGGIKDMGGTPDLMFIIDTNKEKIAIDEAKRLGIPVVAIIDSNCDPDLIDYPIPGNDDASRAIALYCDLISRAAIDGIARQQSASGRDLGASEEAPVEPTLADGTEA; this is translated from the coding sequence ATGGCATTGCCCGATTTTTCTATGCGCCAGCTTCTCGAAGCAGGTGTTCACTTCGGCCACCAGACGCATCGCTGGAACCCGAAGATGAAGCCGTACATTTTCGGCGATCGTAACAACATCCACATCATCGACCTCGCCCAGACGGTTCCGATGCTGAGCCGCGCTCTGCAGGTTGTCAGCGACACCGTTGCCCGTGGCGGCCGCGTTCTGTTCGTCGGCACCAAGCGTCAGGCGTCCGAACTGATCGCCGACAGCGCCAAGCGCTCGGCCCAGTACTACGTCAACGCCCGCTGGCTCGGCGGCATGATGACCAACTGGAAGACGATCTCCAACTCGATCCAGCGTCTGCGCAAGCTCGACGAAATCCTCTCCGGCGAAGCCCAGGGCTTCACCAAGAAGGAGCGTCTGAACCTTGAGCGCGAGCGCGAAAAGCTCGACAAGGCCCTCGGCGGTATCAAGGACATGGGCGGCACGCCGGACCTGATGTTCATCATCGACACCAACAAGGAAAAGATCGCGATCGACGAAGCCAAGCGCCTTGGCATCCCGGTTGTCGCCATCATCGACTCGAACTGCGACCCGGACCTGATCGACTACCCGATCCCGGGCAACGACGACGCTTCGCGCGCCATCGCTCTTTATTGCGACCTGATCTCGCGCGCTGCCATCGATGGCATCGCTCGCCAGCAGAGCGCATCGGGCCGTGACCTCGGCGCTTCTGAAGAAGCTCCGGTCGAGCCGACCCTGGCGGACGGCACCGAAGCCTGA
- the tsf gene encoding translation elongation factor Ts produces the protein MTEITAALVKELREKSGAGMMDCKKALTETNGDIEAAIDWLRAKGISKADKKSGRTAAEGLIAIAGAGHKAVVVELNSETDFVARNDAFQDLARGVAEVALSTDGTVEAISAATYPASGKPVADTIKDAIATIGENMTLRRAAKLEVEHGVVATYIHNAAGDGIGKLGVLVALKSVGDKAVLTSIGRQVAMHIAATNPLAIRAEEVDAAVAERERNVFIEQSRESGKPEAIIEKMVEGRMRKFFEEVALLSQAFVINPDLTVAAAIKEAEKTAGAPIEITGMARLLLGEGVEKEETDFAAEVAAVAKG, from the coding sequence ATGACCGAGATTACGGCTGCACTGGTGAAAGAACTGCGCGAAAAGTCTGGCGCAGGCATGATGGACTGCAAGAAGGCGCTGACCGAAACGAACGGCGATATCGAAGCCGCGATCGACTGGCTGCGCGCCAAGGGCATCTCCAAGGCCGACAAGAAGTCTGGCCGCACCGCCGCTGAAGGCCTGATCGCCATTGCCGGCGCCGGTCACAAGGCCGTTGTCGTCGAGCTCAACTCCGAAACCGACTTCGTTGCCCGCAACGATGCCTTCCAGGACCTCGCTCGCGGCGTTGCCGAAGTTGCGCTGTCCACCGACGGCACGGTCGAAGCCATTTCTGCCGCGACCTATCCCGCATCCGGCAAGCCGGTCGCCGACACCATCAAGGACGCGATCGCAACCATCGGCGAAAACATGACGCTTCGTCGTGCCGCCAAGCTGGAAGTCGAGCACGGCGTCGTGGCGACCTACATCCACAACGCTGCCGGCGACGGCATCGGCAAGCTCGGCGTTCTGGTTGCCCTGAAGTCGGTCGGTGACAAGGCCGTGCTGACGTCGATCGGCCGCCAGGTTGCCATGCACATTGCTGCTACCAACCCGCTCGCTATCCGCGCCGAAGAAGTTGATGCCGCAGTCGCCGAGCGCGAACGCAACGTCTTCATCGAGCAGTCCCGCGAATCCGGCAAGCCGGAAGCCATCATCGAAAAGATGGTCGAAGGCCGCATGCGCAAGTTCTTCGAGGAAGTCGCTCTTCTCTCGCAGGCTTTCGTCATCAACCCGGACCTGACGGTTGCTGCTGCCATCAAGGAAGCTGAAAAGACCGCCGGCGCCCCGATCGAAATCACCGGCATGGCCCGCCTGCTGCTCGGCGAAGGCGTCGAGAAGGAAGAAACCGACTTCGCTGCCGAAGTCGCGGCCGTCGCTAAGGGCTGA
- the pyrH gene encoding UMP kinase, which produces MSQPIYKRVLLKASGEALMGSQGFGIDVTVADRIAGDIAEARAMGVEVGVVVGGGNIFRGVAVASKGGDRVTGDHMGMLGTIINALALATSLRKLDIDTVVLSAISMPEICESFSQRATLYHLSLGRVVIFAGGTGNPFFTTDSAAALRAAEMGAEAIFKGTQVDGIYSADPKKFPDAERFDHLTHSQVLEKGLAVMDVAAVALARENSIPIVVFSIHEKGGFAEILTGGGRKTIVSDN; this is translated from the coding sequence ATGTCCCAGCCGATCTACAAGCGCGTGTTGCTCAAGGCCTCCGGTGAAGCTCTGATGGGCAGCCAGGGATTCGGCATCGACGTCACCGTCGCCGACCGGATTGCCGGCGATATCGCGGAAGCGCGCGCCATGGGTGTCGAAGTCGGCGTCGTGGTCGGTGGCGGTAACATCTTCCGCGGCGTTGCGGTGGCCTCCAAGGGTGGCGACCGCGTGACCGGCGACCATATGGGCATGCTCGGCACGATTATCAACGCGCTGGCGCTGGCGACCTCGCTGCGCAAGCTCGATATCGACACCGTCGTACTCTCGGCCATCTCCATGCCGGAAATCTGCGAAAGCTTCTCGCAGCGCGCCACGCTCTATCACCTCTCGCTCGGTCGCGTGGTGATCTTTGCCGGCGGCACCGGCAATCCGTTCTTCACCACCGATTCTGCGGCCGCGCTGCGCGCCGCCGAGATGGGTGCCGAGGCGATCTTCAAGGGCACCCAGGTCGACGGCATCTATTCCGCCGACCCGAAGAAGTTCCCCGATGCCGAGCGCTTCGACCATCTGACCCATAGTCAGGTGCTCGAGAAGGGGCTGGCCGTCATGGACGTGGCTGCCGTGGCGCTTGCACGCGAAAATTCAATTCCGATCGTCGTCTTCTCCATTCACGAGAAGGGCGGCTTCGCGGAAATCTTGACCGGCGGCGGCCGCAAGACCATCGTATCAGACAATTGA
- the frr gene encoding ribosome recycling factor: protein MSEASDLKELKRRMDGAIAAFKSDIASLRTGRASANILDPVTIEAYGSRMPLNQVANITVPEPRMLTVSVWDKSMVGAVERSIRESNLGLNPIVDGQNLRIPLPELNEERRRSLVKVAHEYAEKAKVAIRHVRRDGMDGLKKAEKDGVIGQDESRSLSERVQKMTDETISEVDRLLADKEKEIMQV from the coding sequence ATGAGTGAAGCCAGCGATCTCAAGGAACTGAAGCGCCGTATGGATGGTGCCATTGCGGCATTCAAGAGCGACATTGCCTCACTGCGCACCGGGCGCGCATCCGCCAACATTCTGGATCCGGTCACCATCGAAGCCTATGGTTCGCGCATGCCGCTGAACCAGGTTGCCAATATCACCGTACCGGAGCCGCGTATGCTGACCGTGTCCGTATGGGACAAGTCGATGGTTGGCGCCGTCGAGCGCTCGATCCGCGAATCCAATCTCGGCCTCAATCCGATCGTCGATGGTCAGAACCTGCGCATTCCGCTGCCGGAGCTCAATGAAGAGCGCCGCCGCTCGCTGGTGAAGGTTGCCCATGAATATGCCGAAAAGGCGAAGGTGGCGATTCGCCATGTCCGCCGCGACGGTATGGACGGCCTCAAAAAGGCCGAAAAGGACGGCGTAATCGGTCAGGACGAGAGCCGCTCGCTCTCCGAACGTGTGCAGAAGATGACGGATGAGACGATTTCGGAAGTCGACCGCTTGCTAGCCGACAAAGAAAAGGAAATCATGCAGGTCTGA
- a CDS encoding isoprenyl transferase, translated as MSAPTFSVVPEHVAIIMDGNGRWANARGLPRTMGHRKGVEAVRETVRAAGDIGIKYLTLFAFSSENWRRPEAEVSDLLGLLKAFIRRDLAELHRQNVRIRVIGDRTGLRGDILPLLIEAEETTRNNTALTLVIAFNYGSRDEITRAFAGLAKDVEAGRLRPQDITPELVDTRLDTAGIPDPDLIIRTSGEERLSNFLLWQAAYSEFMFVPDYWPDFSRDLFFAALEKYAARDRRFGGLSAKQAAAVGS; from the coding sequence ATGTCAGCTCCTACGTTCTCTGTCGTACCTGAACACGTTGCCATCATCATGGATGGCAACGGTCGCTGGGCCAATGCGCGCGGCCTTCCGCGCACCATGGGCCATCGCAAGGGCGTGGAGGCGGTTCGCGAGACGGTGCGGGCAGCCGGCGATATCGGCATAAAATATCTCACTCTTTTCGCTTTCTCCTCGGAGAACTGGCGCCGTCCCGAGGCGGAGGTGAGCGATCTCCTCGGCCTCCTCAAGGCTTTCATCCGTCGGGACCTTGCAGAACTTCATCGCCAGAACGTGCGCATCCGCGTCATCGGCGATCGCACTGGTCTGCGCGGCGATATCCTGCCCTTGCTGATCGAGGCGGAGGAGACCACCCGGAACAATACGGCCCTGACGCTGGTCATTGCCTTCAATTATGGTTCGCGCGATGAAATCACGCGTGCCTTTGCCGGCCTTGCAAAGGATGTCGAGGCGGGGCGGCTGCGCCCGCAGGATATCACTCCGGAGCTGGTCGATACCCGTCTGGACACTGCCGGCATTCCTGATCCGGATCTCATTATCCGCACGAGCGGCGAAGAGCGGCTCTCGAATTTCCTGCTCTGGCAGGCCGCCTATTCCGAATTCATGTTCGTGCCGGACTATTGGCCCGATTTCAGCCGCGATCTCTTCTTTGCCGCACTGGAGAAATATGCTGCGCGCGACCGGCGCTTTGGCGGGCTTTCCGCCAAGCAGGCGGCGGCCGTGGGGTCTTGA
- a CDS encoding phosphatidate cytidylyltransferase: MSRELRLRIISGFILAVIVLAATWYGGSGFRLLAAVIGLLVYYEWSTISDLHGRDPQGNALGWLGLVLIAGATALSESVYSIEVLAAFVAVTAIMVAVRGKSWWLPGGIFYSGLTAIALAEIRDDDFRGFVLMLFIFATVWATDIFAYFVGRAIGGPKLAPSISPGKTWSGAIGGAIAAVIAGTAVVWSFFSAEDLWIPLLALVLSVCSQIGDLFESFVKRKFGVKDSSHLIPGHGGVMDRVDGLIFACFAAFLLAIVISLTMSGETFSLGGVLLGV; encoded by the coding sequence ATGAGTCGCGAACTCAGGCTGCGTATCATCTCCGGCTTCATTCTCGCCGTCATCGTTCTTGCCGCTACTTGGTATGGCGGCTCGGGTTTTCGGCTGCTGGCGGCCGTGATCGGCCTGCTCGTCTATTATGAATGGTCGACGATATCGGATCTGCACGGCCGTGATCCCCAGGGAAACGCGCTCGGCTGGCTTGGGCTCGTATTGATCGCGGGTGCGACGGCATTAAGCGAATCCGTCTATTCCATCGAGGTTCTGGCCGCCTTCGTTGCCGTCACGGCGATCATGGTCGCCGTGCGTGGCAAGAGCTGGTGGCTACCGGGCGGCATATTCTATTCCGGATTGACGGCGATTGCCCTTGCCGAGATCCGCGATGACGATTTTCGTGGCTTCGTGCTGATGTTGTTCATTTTTGCCACGGTATGGGCGACCGACATCTTTGCCTATTTCGTCGGCCGGGCTATCGGCGGGCCGAAGCTCGCGCCGAGCATATCGCCGGGCAAGACCTGGTCGGGCGCCATCGGCGGTGCTATCGCGGCCGTCATCGCGGGAACGGCGGTGGTCTGGAGCTTCTTTTCAGCCGAAGATCTGTGGATTCCTCTCCTTGCCCTGGTGCTTTCCGTCTGCAGTCAGATCGGCGATCTGTTCGAGTCGTTCGTCAAGCGCAAGTTTGGCGTGAAAGACTCCAGCCATCTGATTCCCGGGCATGGCGGCGTCATGGATCGGGTCGATGGACTAATTTTTGCTTGTTTTGCAGCGTTTTTGTTGGCTATCGTAATATCGCTGACAATGAGCGGCGAGACCTTTTCATTGGGCGGCGTTCTGCTCGGGGTCTGA